CTCGCACCCTGCGTCCCGTTACCTTCGATGGCACCCCTCAACGAAATGGTTGCAAAAAGAAAATGGTAGGCTCGGGCGGTATCGAACCGCCGACCTCTACCGTGTCAAGGTAGCGCTCTCCCCCTGAGCTACGAGCCTACACCGAAAAAGTACAAATGAGACTACAGGATAGCCGTCACGGCTGTCAAGCGCGGGACCCCGTCCCCCTTTCGGCCAAAGTCTCTGGAGGCTGGCCACAGAGGGGCTATTGAAGGAGCTGGAAGACCGAGGATTGCGCGCTGCGGAGACTGTAGACGAAGATGCCGATCACGGGCAGCACATCGCGTCGCATGGCATCGGGCAGGGGCGGGTAGCGCTGAGCCAGCTTGACCGCGTTCAGGGCGAAGGTGTCGAGGATGTTCTCCCCCGAGGACTCGACGATCTCGGCCTTCAAGAGCTGCCCGTCCTTGGCGATGTGAAACTCGATCACCAGCTTGCCGTGCAGCCCTCGAGTCTGGGCCTCGTAGGGATAGCCCCAGTTGGCATAGATCCGCTGCCTGACCTTTAGCATGTACTCGCGGTAGTTGGGGTCTGGCGTATCGAGAGGAACGGGCTGGCCCACCACGCCGCCCTGGCCACCCTGGAACCCGCCTCCGCCCCCCGGCTTGCGATACATCCCAGGCGGCGAGGCAGGCTGGGGCACCGAGGCCACGCGCGGCTCGCTGCCTGGCGAAGGTGCCGGCGGCTGCTGGCTTGGCTGCTGGGGCTGCGGCTGAGGCTCAGGCGCGGCCTTGGGCGTCTGGGGCAGCGCCTGAGCGCTCCTGCCCTCATAGGCAGGCTCCTCGCCCTTTGGCGTCGGCGGGACCGGCGGCGGCGCCGGCTTGGCGACCTCGCGCGGCTCGGGCGCTCGCGGCGCCGGCTTGGGCGCCTCGGCGACTCTGGGAGCCGGGGAGACCGGGCGGGCGGGCGGCGACGGCGGTGACTTGACCGCAGGCGGAGCGACCGGTCGTGGCTTCAAGGACTCGGCGACATCTGGGCCCGGCGGCCGCGCGGGATTGCCCAGCGGCGCGGCTTCCTTGGGCTTGTCGGGCGCGATATCGACAAAGAGCGGCTCGCCGCGATTGGCGATGACCGGCCCACTGAGCCCGCCCGAGAGAAGAAGAGCGACGCCGATGAGCGCGTGGAGAAGCAGGGAGACGAGTACCGTGACCACCAGATTCCGATTGGTCCGGTCCTCTGGCAGAAATTTCACGCCCCACGCCCACACGCGCCGTACCGCCTGGAATGCCCGCATCCGGTCGATTATAAGCTACATCCCCAACCAGGCAGTGCCCCCGATCTAGAGGCTGCGCCCAACGGCTTCGGCGACGGGGCGAAGCTCGCGCATGAGCTGGGCGAACTTCGAGGGCTTGAGCGATTGCGGCCCGTCGGACAGGGCCTCCTCGGGCTTGGGATGCACCTCGATGATGAGCCCGTCGGCGCCGCAGGCCACCGCGCCCTTGGCCATGGGGGCCACCAGGTCCCAGTGGCCTGTCCCGTGCGAGGGATCGACGACCACGGGCAGGTGGGACAGCTTCTTCAGCACGGGCACCGCGTTCAGGTCGAGGGTGAAGCGCGTGGATGTCTCGAAGGTGCGGATGCCGCGCTCGCAAAGAATCACGTTGGGATTGCCGGCGGCCAGAATGTACTCGGCGGAGAGCAGGAACTCCTGGATGCTCGTGGCCATCCCGCGCTTGAGGAGGACGGGCTTGCCCATCTCCCCCACCCGCCGCAGCAGGGTGAAGTTCTGGATGTTGCGCGCGCCGATCTGCAGGATGTCGGAGTACTCGGCCACCATCTCGGCGCTCTCCGTCTCGAGCACCTCGGTGACCACGGGCAGCCCCGTGCGCTTGCGCGCCTCCGCCAGGTACTTGAGCCCCTGCTCCTTCAAACCCTGGAAGGCATAGGGCGACGTCCGCGGCTTGAAGGCGCCGCCGCGCAGGATGCGGGCCCCCGACTCCTTGACGCGGTCGGCGACTTCGAGCACCTGGGCCTCGGACTCGACGGAGCAGGGCCCGGCCATCACCACGACGTCCTTGCCCCCGATGACCACCCCGTTGACGCGCACCTCGGACGGCTCTTGCCGCACTTCCCTGCTCGCCAGCTTGAAGGGCTGCTGGACGGGCATGACCGACTCCACGGTCTCCACCGCTTCCAGCAGGCGCAAATCCGGCCGCCCGCGCTCCTCGCCCACCGCGGCCACGATGGTCTTGAACTCGCCGCGGATGACGTGGGGGGCATAGCCCATCTCCGTCACGCGTCGACAGATGTCGTCGACGTCGCCGTCCCCGATGCCGCTCTTGAGCACGATGATCATAGTGATCTCCCCAGGACCGCGGCGAGGGGCCGGAGCTCGGCCATGAGCTTGCCGAACTTGTCCGGCTTGAGCGACTGCGGCCCGTCGGACAGCGCCTCGGCGGGATTGTTGTGCACTTCGATGATGAGCCCATCGGCCCCCGCGGCCAGTCCCGCCTTGGCCATGGCCGACACGTATTCCCAGTGGCCCGTGCCGTGCGAGGGATCGACGAGCACGGGGAGATGAGAGAGCTTCTTCACCACGGGGATGGCGTTGAGATCGAGGGTGAAGCGCGTGGAGGTCTCGAAGGTGCGGATCCCCCGCTCGCAGAGGATGACATTGGGGTTCCCGCCGGCCAGCACGTACTCGGCGGAGAGGAGCCACTCCTGGATGGAGCTCGACATGCCGCGCTTGAGGAGCACGGGCTTGCCACATTCGGCCACCCGCTTGAGGAGCGAGAAATTCTGGATGTTGCGCGCGCCGATCTGCAGGATGTCGGCGTGCTCGGCGACCAGATCGACCTTGTCGGGCTCCATGACCTCGGTGACCACGGGCAGGCCCGTGGCCTTGCTCGCCTCGTGCAGGAGCTTGAGCCCTTCCTCCTCGAGCCCCTGGAAGGCGTACGGTGAGGTCCGCGGCTTGAAAGCGCCCCCGCGCAGCACGTGCGCCCCCCCGGCCTTGACGCCTTCGGCCACGGCGAAGAGCTGGGGGCGCGACTCCACGGAGCACGGCCCGGCCATGACGACGAGCGCCTTGCCTCCGATGGGCACGCCGTGGACCTTGAACTGCGTCGACTCCGGATGGGCCTCGCGGCTTGCCAGTTTGAAGGGCTGGAGGATCCGGACCACCGTCTCCACGCTGTCGAGGGCCTGCAGGGCCAGGAGCTGCTCCTTGGCGCGGTCGTCGCCCACCACGCCGATGATGGTGCGCTCCTCGCCGCGAGAGAGATGGGTCTTGAAGCCCAGGTCCCGCACCCGGCGTGAGACGTCCTCGATGTCCGCCTCGCTCGATCCTGCCTTCAGCACGATGATCATGGCCGTCCTCCCTGACCTCTCTGGTCAGAAAAGCAAAAACGCCACGGGTCGCTCGACCCGCGGCGTCTGTCTGCTCACTTGGCCACGGGCGGGCGGCTCGTCCACCCCGTGGCTCCTCGGTTCAGCTCATGGGAGCCAGTGGGCAGACGTGGGGAAAGTAAAAATAGCCCCACCCGCCCTGCGCGCTCCCGATCCCCACTCCGTTCACCGGCCTGATACCTCCCATGAAGAAAGTGCCGCCGACTCTACTTGGTCCGCGCCAACATGTCAAGTTCCCGATCCCGGGGTCTCCCCGGAGCCTGGCTCGTCATCGGCCGGGGTCCGCCCCTCCATCCAGGCCACGAGCCGGTGCCGGTAGTAGTAGAGCGGGATGGCCACGGCGGCCACCACGGCCGTGAGCACCGCGACTTCGAGATAGTGGCCGGAGGCAGTTTTCGCGCCCTGGGCCGACAGCACCAAGGTGCCGGGCACCCGCCCCAGGGACGACACGATGGCGAAGACCCAGAAGGGCATGGGCGAGAGACCGAAGAGATAGCAGACGATGTCCTTGGGCAGTCCCGGAATCAAGAAGATGATGAAGCAGACGATGGCGCCCTCGGCCTCCACGATGAAGCCGAGCTTCTGCCAGGTCTCTTCCTTGACGAGGTTCTTGACGTAGTGGGCGCCCAGCCACCGCCCGAGGGTGAAGGCCACGAGCGAGCCCACGGTGAGCCCGATGGTCGAGTACAGGAGCCCGAGCCATTGACCAAAGAGAAAGCCGCCGAGGATGCCCGTGGCCTCGCCGGGAATGGGCGAGATGATCACCTGCAGCGCCTGGAGCAGGATGAAGAGGATGGGGGCGAGGATGCCCCACTCCGAGAGCGTCTGCTTGAGGAATTGCTTGTCGACGTAGAGGCGGACGAGGTACTGATACGCGGGAGCATCCGTCCACACGAGCCAGGCACAGTACCCGATGATGGCCGCGCTCGCGAGCGTCGCGAGGACCCAGCGGGTGCGGGAGGTCAGAGCCGCGCTCCCGCCACGCGTGTCAAGCCGCGCCCGTTCCCGTCGCGAGGGGATCGGGATCGAAGCGCCCGAACCAGCCATAGCGCGGCCACCAGCGGGGCAGCACGGGCTGCCGCGCCGCGGCCTCGGCCAGCGTCACGAACCATCGCGTGGGCGTATGCTCCGCCATCCATTGCGCGACCCGCAGAATTCGATAGGGGACGCGATAGCCATCGACGATGGCGCGATACCGGTCGAGACCTTCCTGGATCCCCAGCCGCCCGTCCAGGATCTGCTGGACGATGCGCCCGCACTGGACCCCGAAGTAGAGCGCCGGCCGTATCCCCTCGGCCGTGAGGGGCAGGCACTGCCCCGCGGCGTCGCCCACGGCGAAGAGCCGGCCCACGGTGGGACGGAAGAGCCGGTTGGGAAAATAGGTGCCGTGATACGTGCTGCCCACGGTGCCGCAATCGCGCAGGAAACGCTCCAAGGCGGGCTTGAGCTTCGACAGGCCGACATAGGACCCGAGCCCGATCAAGCTGCCCTTGCCCACAGGGAAGACCCAGCCGAGTCCACGGGGGATCAGCCCGCGGTCGAGCCAGAAGTACAGGCCTTCCTCGGACAGGTCCGTGTGCGTTTCGAGGCCAAAGGAGAACTGTCCACGGGCCGGCGCCGTCGTGTTGCCGGAATTCACCACGGCCCCTCGCCAGCCAGAGCAGTCGATCACGACGGGCGCGCTGAAGCGTCCCTCCGTGGTCACGACGGCGCCGTCGTCCACGCCGAGCACCGACGTCCGGAGGAACCGGGCGCGCACCTTGCCGAGCATTCCATGGCAGAAGCGCTTGTAGTCGAAGGTGCAGAAGGGGACGGCCGAGAGGTCGTAGGTGACCGAGCGGGTGGGGCCGCGCACGGTGAGCTTGTCATGGACTTGCAACACGCTGTCGGCGACGCCGAAGGCTTCGGGCACCCACAGGGGCGTGCCGCACGCCGAAGTCTGCACGGCGCCGATCTCGTTGCGGTCGAGCAGCAAGACCTCGCCGTGAAGCTGCCGGGCCACTGCCAAGCCGGCGAAGCTGCCACCCACCACGATTGCGTCATAATTCCGGGTGGGCATGCTATCGGATAGTCCGATAGACGCCTGGGGAAGTCAAATATCGTCGCAGCTTTGCGTCGCACCACACGCGAATCAGTCGCTGTACAGCTCGACGGTATAGCCGTTCGGATCGCGGACATAGACGGCGGTGTGGCCTCGCCGGGCGCGGATGGGGACGCCGGCTTGCTTGAGCCGGGCGCGGAGACGGCGAAGACCGGCCGGGGTGACGGAAAGTCCGAAATGCCCGAAGCCGCCCGCTCGCGCGTCGAAGGGGCGGCGCGTCTTCACGAAGTTCAGGAGGTCGCCCCCGCCGGGCGTCTCGAGGAAGATCATCCCTGGATGCGGAAAGGCGATCTGCAGCCCTAACACGTCTGTGTAGAAGCGCTCCGTGGCGCGCAGATCGCGCGTCTTGAGCGCGAGGTGCCGGAGCCCGCGGCGCCCGGAAGACGGCGATGCGCTCACGGCCGCCGACGCGGCGACGGCCCTCGCTTCGCTTTCGCTGCGCGCCGCAAGGTGGCCTCGCGCTCGACCGAGGCCGCCTCGACGGGCCTCTTGCTCTTCTTGTTCTTGCCGAAGCTTTTCCTGATGCCCATGGCGGGACCCAGTGTACCCCAGGGCGATGGCTCGATCATGCCGCCGCGGCCGGGCGGATGGCCTGGGGCTCGCGAAGGCGCCGATCCACCGTGGCCCAGTCCACGTTCCGAAAGAACGCGTCGATGTAGCGCCCCTTCTCCGTGGCGGCATAATCCCGCATGAAGGCATGCTCCCAGACATCCATCACGAGGAGCGGCTTGAATCCGGCGGGCACCCCGTCCTGGTGCAGGGTCACCCAGTGATTGGTCAGGCGGGCCGTCGCGGGGTCCTGGCAGAGCATCACCCAGCCCACGCCTCGCATCCCGCCGATGGCCCGGAAGTCCGTCTGCCATCGCTCGAGGGAGGCAAAGCCCTGCTGAAGCGCGGTGGCGATGCTGGAGCCCGCGGCGGGCCGCGGATCGGCGCCCGCGCGAAGGTTCGAGAAATAGTACTCGTGCAGGATCATGCCGTTGTACTCGTAGCCCAGGCGCCGCGTCAACTCGGCGAACTGGGTGTCCCGGCCCGAGGCGCGGCCCTGGGCGCGCAGAGCGGCCAGCTCCTCGTTGAGGATATTGACCTGGCGGACATAGCCGGCGTAGAGGACGAGGTGCTCGGCGATCTGGAGGGCCGACAGGCCGTCGAGCCCTTCGAGGTTGTCGAAGCGTTGCTCCTGATAACCAGTGGCGTGGGTATACGGCACGGCGCGCTCCTCCTCGCTCCGCGATCTCGCGGCGCCTCAGCGATGGGCCCTCACTAGAGACTACGAGCGAAGCATGAGAGAAGGATGAGAGCGGAATGAGAAGGGCGCATTTCGAGCTGAGACGGGGCCGCTCTTCGAGCTGAGCGGCGAAGCCGTGAGGCGAGGGCTGAGTGGATACCGCACGCGTGGCAGTTCGAGCTGAAGGGCGAAGCCATGAGGCGAGGGCTGATTTATCTAGGAGGCGATCTTCCTGCGACGAACTCGCCGGGGCGCTCGCCGGGCATCAGAGCCGTCCATGAGCAGCCGCTTGGCCACGAAGTACTTCTTCGGGTGGCGTCGGTTCTCGCGGGCGCGTTCACGATAGCGCTCGAGCTGCCGCTCGAGGGCGGCCATGACCCCGTCGAAGGCGAGGCGGGGCGTGGCGGCCACGTGCTCGATGTGAATGGCGGGACGGTAGGGGACGCGAAGGTCCACCGCGCATCGCAAGGCCAGGCCGCCCTTGGGACCGTCGTCATCGAAGAAGGTCACGCGAGCTCTGATGGGGGCGACCTTGAGTGTCTCGAGCGCCTCGGCCACGAGCTTGCCGACGCGCGCCCGCAGCGTCTGATCTCTCTCTATCCCCTGGATGTCGACTCTCATGGCTCTCCTCCGCCGACCCTCATGCTTTTCGCGGGGCCGGCCCCCGGCGGGAGTCACCGTCTCCATGGTAGACAATTCCCTCGACGCGCGAAAGGGCGACGTGACGCGGTCCGGGGAGGAGGGCGACGCCGGTTATCGGCCGCGCACGGTCAGCACGGGACATCTGGCCCCGGCCACCACGCGGGAGGCGACACTGCCGAGAAAGAGCCTCGCCAGGCCCGTGCGTCCATGCGTACCGATCACGATGAGGTCGGCCTTTCGGCGGCGCGCCGCCCGGATGATCTGATCGTCGGCCACCCCTTCGAGCAGCATCCCCGTCACCCGAGCGCCCGATTTCCGCGCCTTGGCCTGAAGGGCGCCCAGCCGCTTCTCGGCGTATTGTCGCGCCGAGGCCTCGAGGTCTTCGTAGACCTGGGGCGCGACATAGCCCTCGCCCCCGATGGGCATGGGCGGCGCCAGCACGTGAAGGAGGAAGAGCTGGGCATGATCGGCTCGGGCCAGGGCCACGGCCCGCGCAAACGCCGCGCTCGAGGCACGCGAGAAATCGGTGGGATGGAGAATTCGGCGCCACATGCTCATGAGTGACCCCCCGGGAACGTGGACTCTCACCGGGAGAATAGCACGCGCGCGCGCGCGGCCGGGCGCCGCCCTCAGGGTCGGCCATGGCGTCCTGCATGCTCGCCT
This sequence is a window from Candidatus Methylomirabilota bacterium. Protein-coding genes within it:
- a CDS encoding universal stress protein: MSMWRRILHPTDFSRASSAAFARAVALARADHAQLFLLHVLAPPMPIGGEGYVAPQVYEDLEASARQYAEKRLGALQAKARKSGARVTGMLLEGVADDQIIRAARRRKADLIVIGTHGRTGLARLFLGSVASRVVAGARCPVLTVRGR
- a CDS encoding NAD(P)/FAD-dependent oxidoreductase; protein product: MPTRNYDAIVVGGSFAGLAVARQLHGEVLLLDRNEIGAVQTSACGTPLWVPEAFGVADSVLQVHDKLTVRGPTRSVTYDLSAVPFCTFDYKRFCHGMLGKVRARFLRTSVLGVDDGAVVTTEGRFSAPVVIDCSGWRGAVVNSGNTTAPARGQFSFGLETHTDLSEEGLYFWLDRGLIPRGLGWVFPVGKGSLIGLGSYVGLSKLKPALERFLRDCGTVGSTYHGTYFPNRLFRPTVGRLFAVGDAAGQCLPLTAEGIRPALYFGVQCGRIVQQILDGRLGIQEGLDRYRAIVDGYRVPYRILRVAQWMAEHTPTRWFVTLAEAAARQPVLPRWWPRYGWFGRFDPDPLATGTGAA
- the aroF gene encoding 3-deoxy-7-phosphoheptulonate synthase; the encoded protein is MIIVLKSGIGDGDVDDICRRVTEMGYAPHVIRGEFKTIVAAVGEERGRPDLRLLEAVETVESVMPVQQPFKLASREVRQEPSEVRVNGVVIGGKDVVVMAGPCSVESEAQVLEVADRVKESGARILRGGAFKPRTSPYAFQGLKEQGLKYLAEARKRTGLPVVTEVLETESAEMVAEYSDILQIGARNIQNFTLLRRVGEMGKPVLLKRGMATSIQEFLLSAEYILAAGNPNVILCERGIRTFETSTRFTLDLNAVPVLKKLSHLPVVVDPSHGTGHWDLVAPMAKGAVACGADGLIIEVHPKPEEALSDGPQSLKPSKFAQLMRELRPVAEAVGRSL
- the aroF gene encoding 3-deoxy-7-phosphoheptulonate synthase, which encodes MIIVLKAGSSEADIEDVSRRVRDLGFKTHLSRGEERTIIGVVGDDRAKEQLLALQALDSVETVVRILQPFKLASREAHPESTQFKVHGVPIGGKALVVMAGPCSVESRPQLFAVAEGVKAGGAHVLRGGAFKPRTSPYAFQGLEEEGLKLLHEASKATGLPVVTEVMEPDKVDLVAEHADILQIGARNIQNFSLLKRVAECGKPVLLKRGMSSSIQEWLLSAEYVLAGGNPNVILCERGIRTFETSTRFTLDLNAIPVVKKLSHLPVLVDPSHGTGHWEYVSAMAKAGLAAGADGLIIEVHNNPAEALSDGPQSLKPDKFGKLMAELRPLAAVLGRSL
- a CDS encoding Fe-Mn family superoxide dismutase, with the translated sequence MPYTHATGYQEQRFDNLEGLDGLSALQIAEHLVLYAGYVRQVNILNEELAALRAQGRASGRDTQFAELTRRLGYEYNGMILHEYYFSNLRAGADPRPAAGSSIATALQQGFASLERWQTDFRAIGGMRGVGWVMLCQDPATARLTNHWVTLHQDGVPAGFKPLLVMDVWEHAFMRDYAATEKGRYIDAFFRNVDWATVDRRLREPQAIRPAAAA
- a CDS encoding TonB family protein — encoded protein: MKFLPEDRTNRNLVVTVLVSLLLHALIGVALLLSGGLSGPVIANRGEPLFVDIAPDKPKEAAPLGNPARPPGPDVAESLKPRPVAPPAVKSPPSPPARPVSPAPRVAEAPKPAPRAPEPREVAKPAPPPVPPTPKGEEPAYEGRSAQALPQTPKAAPEPQPQPQQPSQQPPAPSPGSEPRVASVPQPASPPGMYRKPGGGGGFQGGQGGVVGQPVPLDTPDPNYREYMLKVRQRIYANWGYPYEAQTRGLHGKLVIEFHIAKDGQLLKAEIVESSGENILDTFALNAVKLAQRYPPLPDAMRRDVLPVIGIFVYSLRSAQSSVFQLLQ
- a CDS encoding HPF/RaiA family ribosome-associated protein, with product MRVDIQGIERDQTLRARVGKLVAEALETLKVAPIRARVTFFDDDGPKGGLALRCAVDLRVPYRPAIHIEHVAATPRLAFDGVMAALERQLERYRERARENRRHPKKYFVAKRLLMDGSDARRAPRRVRRRKIAS
- a CDS encoding TVP38/TMEM64 family protein, with the protein product MAGSGASIPIPSRRERARLDTRGGSAALTSRTRWVLATLASAAIIGYCAWLVWTDAPAYQYLVRLYVDKQFLKQTLSEWGILAPILFILLQALQVIISPIPGEATGILGGFLFGQWLGLLYSTIGLTVGSLVAFTLGRWLGAHYVKNLVKEETWQKLGFIVEAEGAIVCFIIFLIPGLPKDIVCYLFGLSPMPFWVFAIVSSLGRVPGTLVLSAQGAKTASGHYLEVAVLTAVVAAVAIPLYYYRHRLVAWMEGRTPADDEPGSGETPGSGT
- a CDS encoding VOC family protein is translated as MSASPSSGRRGLRHLALKTRDLRATERFYTDVLGLQIAFPHPGMIFLETPGGGDLLNFVKTRRPFDARAGGFGHFGLSVTPAGLRRLRARLKQAGVPIRARRGHTAVYVRDPNGYTVELYSD